The Kaustia mangrovi genome has a segment encoding these proteins:
- a CDS encoding UPF0262 family protein gives MTGQDATTDRLADVTLDEASLSAASADVEHERRVAIYDLLEQNHFRVDGCDNGPYRLHLAIMEKRLVFDIADREENRCAVIGLSLSPFRRIVKDYFLICESYYQAIRTATPSQIEAIDMGRRGLHNEGSELLKERLRGKIEVDFDTARRLFTLVCVLHWRG, from the coding sequence ATGACCGGACAAGACGCCACCACGGACCGTCTGGCCGACGTCACCCTCGACGAGGCGAGCCTGTCTGCGGCCTCCGCCGATGTGGAGCACGAGCGCCGGGTCGCGATCTACGACCTTCTGGAACAGAACCATTTCCGGGTCGACGGCTGCGACAACGGCCCCTACCGGCTACATCTGGCGATCATGGAGAAGCGGCTGGTCTTCGACATCGCCGACCGCGAGGAGAACCGCTGTGCGGTCATCGGCCTGTCGCTGTCGCCCTTCCGGCGGATCGTGAAGGACTATTTCCTGATCTGCGAGAGCTACTACCAGGCGATCCGCACCGCCACGCCGAGCCAGATCGAGGCCATCGACATGGGCCGGCGCGGGCTGCACAACGAGGGCAGCGAGCTGCTGAAGGAGCGGCTCAGAGGCAAGATCGAGGTCGATTTCGACACCGCGCGAAGACTGTTCACGCTCGTCTGCGTCCTGCACTGGCGAGGCTGA
- the hisD gene encoding histidinol dehydrogenase, whose amino-acid sequence MAERLDMRQADFDARFAALLTAKREVAQDVDAAVAEIVADVRARGDAALIDYTRRFDRHEVAADGLAVTPEEIDAAVASCDAALLDALTLAAERIEAYHGRQRPEDGRVTDKSGVETGHRWTAVDAAGLYVPGGTAAYPSSVLMNAIPAKVAGVERLVIAVPAPDGVLNPHVLVAARIAGVDEIYRVGGAQAIAALAHGTRTIAPVAKIVGPGNAYVAAAKRRVFGTVGIDMIAGPSEVLVLADGANDPSWIAADLLAQAEHDASAQSILITDDADFADAVERAVDSQLETLPRAEIAGASWRDYGAVIVAPALGDAIGLVDRLAPEHLEIAARDAEELAARVRNAGAIFLGAYTPEAVGDYVGGPNHVLPTARSARFASGLNVLDFMKRTSILRCDAAALGEIGGAAITLARAEGLEAHARSVGIRINTA is encoded by the coding sequence ATGGCCGAACGCCTCGACATGCGGCAGGCGGACTTCGATGCGCGGTTTGCCGCGCTGCTCACCGCAAAGCGCGAGGTCGCACAGGATGTCGACGCGGCGGTGGCGGAAATCGTCGCCGATGTACGCGCGCGCGGCGATGCCGCGCTCATCGACTATACGCGCCGCTTCGACCGCCACGAGGTCGCCGCGGACGGCCTCGCGGTCACGCCTGAGGAGATCGACGCGGCGGTGGCGTCGTGCGATGCGGCGCTGCTCGACGCGCTGACGCTCGCCGCCGAACGGATCGAGGCCTATCACGGCCGCCAGAGGCCGGAGGACGGCCGCGTCACCGACAAGAGCGGCGTGGAGACGGGCCATCGCTGGACGGCGGTGGACGCGGCCGGCCTCTATGTGCCCGGCGGCACGGCGGCCTATCCCTCCTCCGTCCTCATGAACGCGATCCCGGCGAAGGTCGCCGGCGTGGAGCGCCTCGTCATCGCCGTGCCCGCGCCCGACGGTGTGCTCAACCCCCATGTGCTCGTGGCCGCCCGCATTGCCGGGGTCGACGAGATCTACCGGGTGGGCGGCGCCCAGGCCATCGCCGCGCTCGCCCATGGCACGCGGACCATCGCGCCCGTCGCCAAGATCGTGGGGCCGGGCAACGCCTATGTGGCCGCCGCCAAGCGCCGGGTCTTCGGCACGGTCGGCATCGACATGATTGCCGGGCCGTCGGAGGTGCTGGTCCTCGCCGACGGCGCGAACGATCCCTCCTGGATCGCCGCCGACCTGCTGGCGCAGGCCGAGCACGACGCCTCCGCCCAGTCGATCCTGATCACCGACGATGCGGACTTCGCCGACGCGGTGGAGCGCGCGGTGGACAGCCAGCTTGAGACCCTGCCGCGCGCGGAGATCGCGGGCGCGAGCTGGCGCGACTACGGCGCGGTGATCGTCGCGCCGGCGCTCGGCGATGCTATCGGCCTCGTCGACCGTCTGGCGCCGGAGCATCTGGAGATCGCCGCGCGCGATGCCGAAGAGCTCGCCGCGCGCGTGCGCAATGCCGGCGCGATCTTCCTCGGCGCCTATACGCCGGAGGCGGTGGGCGACTATGTGGGCGGGCCGAACCATGTGCTGCCGACCGCGCGGAGCGCGCGTTTCGCCTCCGGGCTCAACGTGCTCGACTTCATGAAGCGCACCTCGATTCTGAGATGCGACGCGGCCGCGCTCGGCGAGATCGGCGGGGCCGCGATCACGCTCGCCCGCGCGGAGGGGCTGGAGGCCCATGCCCGCTCGGTCGGCATCAGGATCAACACGGCCTGA
- a CDS encoding DUF2948 family protein — protein MDLLKLSAFDEDDLKVISAHMQDAVLRVGDIRYLPGERRLALVANRFDWESGLRGGEGPAFQRRRAGLHFDHVFSARSQNIRQGADDAVLSLLSIAFAPGEAPSGEITLTFSGGGTLWLDVECIEAHMADLGPVWETGRKPEHDLTDRD, from the coding sequence ATGGATCTGCTCAAGCTCAGCGCGTTCGACGAGGACGATCTGAAGGTCATTTCCGCGCATATGCAGGACGCGGTCTTGCGGGTCGGCGATATCCGCTATCTGCCGGGCGAGCGGCGGCTTGCGCTCGTCGCCAACCGGTTCGACTGGGAAAGCGGGCTGCGCGGCGGGGAGGGGCCCGCGTTCCAGCGCCGCCGCGCCGGGCTGCATTTCGACCATGTCTTCTCCGCGCGTTCGCAGAATATCCGCCAGGGCGCCGACGACGCCGTCCTGTCGCTCCTGTCCATCGCCTTCGCTCCCGGCGAGGCGCCATCGGGCGAGATCACGCTCACCTTTTCCGGCGGCGGGACGTTGTGGCTCGACGTGGAGTGCATCGAGGCGCATATGGCGGATCTGGGCCCTGTCTGGGAGACGGGCCGGAAGCCGGAACACGATCTGACGGACAGGGACTGA
- the murA gene encoding UDP-N-acetylglucosamine 1-carboxyvinyltransferase gives MDSIRIRGGNRLNGEIHISGAKNAALPLMIAGLLTDDTLTLRNVPRLADVALLMRILGNHGVDIGVDGKRMGVNGIAGDTLHITARTIVDTTAPYDFVSRMRASFWVLGPLLARCGEAKVSMPGGCAIGTRPVDLHLLAMERLGAEIEIDGGYVIARAPKGLTGNRITFPKVSVGATHNALMAAVLARGETEIENAAQEPEVADLAECLVKMGARIEGIGTSTLNISGVPRLHSATHEVLPDRIETGTYAMAVAMTGGEVDLIGARGDLLDAVVDVLGAAGVAVKQTNQGLKVSRNGAALAPVEVETQPYPGFPTDLQAQLMALMTRAEGTSTITETIFENRFMHVQELVRLGAEISLNGDTATVHGVETLRGAEVMATDLRASVSLAIAGLMAEGETVIHRVYHLDRGFERLEKKLGDCGADIERLSA, from the coding sequence ATGGACAGTATCCGTATTCGCGGCGGCAACCGCCTCAATGGCGAAATCCACATTTCCGGCGCCAAGAACGCCGCACTGCCATTGATGATCGCCGGTCTCCTGACCGACGACACACTCACCTTGCGCAACGTGCCGCGGCTGGCCGACGTGGCGCTGCTCATGCGCATTCTCGGCAATCACGGCGTGGATATCGGCGTGGACGGCAAGCGCATGGGCGTCAACGGCATCGCCGGCGACACGCTCCACATCACCGCGCGCACCATCGTCGACACGACGGCGCCTTACGATTTCGTGTCGCGCATGCGGGCGAGCTTCTGGGTGCTGGGCCCGCTGCTTGCGCGCTGCGGGGAGGCGAAGGTCTCCATGCCCGGCGGCTGCGCCATCGGCACGCGGCCCGTCGACCTCCATCTGCTCGCCATGGAACGGCTCGGCGCGGAGATCGAGATCGACGGCGGCTATGTGATCGCGCGCGCGCCGAAAGGGCTGACCGGCAACCGCATCACCTTCCCGAAGGTGTCCGTCGGCGCGACGCACAATGCGCTCATGGCCGCCGTGCTCGCCCGCGGCGAGACGGAGATCGAGAACGCCGCGCAGGAGCCGGAGGTGGCCGACCTCGCCGAATGCCTCGTCAAGATGGGCGCGCGGATCGAGGGCATCGGCACCTCCACGCTCAACATCTCCGGCGTGCCCCGGCTTCACAGCGCGACCCACGAGGTGCTGCCCGACCGGATCGAGACGGGCACCTATGCCATGGCGGTCGCCATGACCGGCGGCGAGGTGGACCTGATCGGCGCGCGCGGCGACCTGCTCGACGCCGTGGTCGACGTGCTCGGTGCGGCGGGCGTCGCGGTGAAGCAGACCAATCAGGGGCTTAAGGTGTCGCGCAACGGCGCAGCACTCGCCCCCGTCGAGGTCGAGACGCAGCCCTATCCGGGCTTCCCGACCGACCTCCAGGCCCAGCTCATGGCGCTGATGACGCGGGCGGAGGGCACCTCGACCATCACCGAGACGATCTTCGAGAACCGGTTCATGCATGTCCAGGAGCTCGTGCGCCTCGGGGCGGAGATCTCGCTCAACGGCGATACCGCCACGGTGCACGGCGTGGAGACCCTGCGCGGGGCGGAGGTCATGGCGACGGATTTGCGCGCGTCCGTATCGCTCGCCATTGCCGGGCTGATGGCGGAGGGCGAGACGGTGATCCACCGGGTCTACCATCTCGACCGCGGTTTCGAGCGCCTGGAGAAGAAGCTCGGCGATTGCGGCGCCGATATCGAGCGGCTGAGCGCCTGA
- a CDS encoding NAD(P)/FAD-dependent oxidoreductase produces MSAVNGDSEAPSYYLASANRYVEHPVLRGEVRTDVCVVGAGFTGLSAALELAERGYRVVVVEAETVGWGASGRNGGQICTGFSSGMEPIEAQLGPDDARKCFEIAEEGKAIIAERIARHAIACDLKWGYLHVAAKPGAMADLSGMQASLQRYGCETELLDRESLRERLGTDRYHGALHEAGAGHFHPLNYCLGMADAAIAAGVEIYEHSRATRIESGPDPVVHTGEGLVRARFVVVAGNAYLGRTVKPLHTRIMPVGSFLVATEPLGEERARTLIRDDEAVADTNYVLDYFRLSGDRRMIFGGGCTYSGVIPDDIAARMGRRMTRIFPGLADARIDYAWGGFIGITVNRIPDLGTVGGTVFYAQGFSGQGVTLGNICGRLMAEAVAGQAERFDLMARFRHQPFPGGPVRTPLLVLAMAWYRLRDMLG; encoded by the coding sequence ATGAGCGCGGTGAACGGGGACAGCGAGGCGCCGTCCTACTATCTCGCCTCGGCCAACCGCTATGTGGAGCACCCGGTGCTTCGCGGCGAGGTGCGGACGGATGTCTGCGTGGTCGGTGCCGGCTTCACCGGCCTGTCGGCGGCGCTCGAACTCGCCGAGCGCGGCTACAGGGTCGTCGTCGTGGAGGCGGAGACGGTCGGCTGGGGCGCCTCGGGGCGCAATGGCGGGCAGATCTGCACGGGCTTTTCCTCCGGCATGGAGCCGATCGAGGCCCAGCTCGGCCCCGACGATGCGCGCAAGTGCTTCGAGATCGCCGAGGAAGGCAAGGCGATCATCGCCGAGCGGATCGCCCGGCACGCCATCGCCTGCGATCTCAAATGGGGCTATCTCCATGTCGCGGCCAAGCCCGGCGCCATGGCCGATCTCTCCGGCATGCAGGCCAGCCTGCAGCGCTATGGCTGCGAGACGGAGCTGCTCGACCGCGAGTCCTTGCGCGAACGGCTCGGCACGGACCGTTATCACGGCGCCCTCCACGAGGCGGGGGCGGGGCATTTCCATCCGCTGAACTACTGTCTCGGCATGGCCGACGCCGCGATCGCCGCCGGCGTGGAGATCTACGAGCATTCGCGTGCGACGCGCATCGAGAGCGGGCCGGACCCGGTCGTCCACACCGGCGAGGGGCTCGTGCGGGCGCGCTTCGTCGTGGTGGCGGGCAACGCCTATCTCGGGCGCACGGTGAAGCCGCTTCACACGCGGATCATGCCCGTGGGAAGCTTTCTCGTGGCCACCGAGCCGCTGGGCGAGGAGCGTGCGCGCACTCTCATCCGCGACGACGAGGCGGTGGCGGACACCAATTACGTGCTCGACTATTTCCGCCTGTCCGGCGACCGGCGCATGATCTTCGGCGGCGGGTGCACCTATTCCGGCGTGATCCCGGACGATATCGCCGCGCGCATGGGCCGGCGCATGACGCGCATCTTCCCCGGGCTCGCCGATGCCCGGATCGACTATGCCTGGGGCGGGTTCATCGGCATCACCGTCAACCGCATCCCCGATCTCGGAACGGTCGGGGGGACGGTGTTCTATGCGCAGGGCTTCTCCGGGCAGGGGGTGACGCTCGGCAATATCTGCGGGCGGTTGATGGCGGAGGCGGTTGCCGGCCAGGCCGAGCGGTTCGACCTCATGGCCCGGTTCAGGCACCAGCCCTTCCCCGGGGGCCCCGTGCGCACGCCGCTCCTGGTGCTCGCCATGGCGTGGTACCGCCTGCGCGACATGCTGGGCTAG
- a CDS encoding glutamine synthetase family protein: protein MHKHVPGLSEADAFLNAHSDVVAVDMLLPDMNGILRGKQLGRDYVHKLYDEGVRLPGSNYLLDWTGQNVTTLDYGTSDGDPDYFCFAVPETLKPVPWGARPTGQVLASMYHEDGTPFFADPRNVLQRALKPLTDMGLTPVIAIEYEFYLIDREAAARGVVQPAIGPRSQFRPAQTNVYGLDDLYDFEDVLSAIHEACDIQKLPAETFVAEYAPGQFEINLHHVDSALLACDQAILLERCIKQVSRRHDMIATFMAKPFAESAGSGLHVHVSLLDRHGNNVLAGPFDERLNRPVGDMLRHAIGGLVDTMPEAMAIFAPNANSYRRLKPGTYAPVKANWGGDNRTVSLRIPGSDERSVRVEHRVAGADANPYLVVAAVLAGMHHGIVNEIEPQDPVVGDGYEQEAPDLPIRWPVALERFTEGTVLGRYFGEDYVRAFATARQFECDNFHYQIQPLDYQWYLRTA, encoded by the coding sequence ATGCACAAACACGTTCCCGGCCTTTCCGAAGCCGACGCCTTTCTGAACGCCCATTCCGACGTTGTCGCCGTCGACATGCTGCTGCCCGACATGAACGGAATCCTGCGCGGCAAGCAGCTCGGCCGGGACTATGTCCACAAGCTCTATGACGAGGGCGTGCGCCTGCCGGGATCCAACTATCTGCTCGACTGGACGGGCCAGAACGTCACCACCCTCGACTACGGCACCTCCGACGGCGATCCGGACTATTTCTGCTTCGCCGTGCCGGAGACGCTGAAGCCCGTGCCGTGGGGCGCGCGCCCGACGGGGCAGGTGCTCGCCTCCATGTATCACGAGGACGGCACGCCGTTCTTCGCCGATCCGCGCAACGTGCTCCAGCGCGCGCTCAAGCCGCTGACCGACATGGGGCTCACGCCGGTCATCGCGATCGAATACGAGTTCTATCTGATCGACCGGGAGGCGGCCGCGCGCGGCGTCGTCCAGCCGGCCATCGGGCCGCGCTCGCAGTTCCGCCCGGCCCAGACCAATGTCTACGGGCTCGACGACCTCTACGATTTCGAGGACGTCCTGTCGGCGATCCACGAGGCCTGCGACATCCAGAAGCTGCCGGCGGAGACCTTCGTCGCGGAATATGCGCCGGGGCAGTTCGAGATCAATCTCCACCATGTCGACTCCGCGCTCCTGGCGTGCGACCAGGCGATCCTTCTGGAGCGCTGCATCAAGCAGGTGTCCCGCCGCCACGACATGATCGCGACCTTCATGGCCAAGCCCTTCGCGGAAAGCGCGGGCTCCGGCCTCCATGTCCATGTGAGCCTCCTCGACCGGCACGGCAACAACGTGCTCGCCGGGCCGTTCGACGAGCGGCTCAACCGCCCGGTCGGCGACATGCTGCGCCATGCCATTGGCGGGCTCGTCGACACCATGCCGGAGGCCATGGCGATCTTCGCGCCGAACGCCAATTCCTACCGCCGGCTGAAGCCCGGCACCTATGCGCCGGTCAAGGCCAACTGGGGCGGCGACAACCGCACGGTCTCCCTGCGCATTCCCGGCTCCGACGAGCGCTCGGTGCGTGTGGAGCACCGCGTGGCCGGCGCCGACGCCAATCCCTATCTGGTGGTCGCGGCGGTCCTTGCCGGCATGCATCACGGCATCGTCAACGAGATCGAGCCGCAAGACCCCGTCGTCGGCGATGGCTACGAGCAGGAGGCGCCAGACCTGCCGATCCGCTGGCCGGTGGCGCTGGAGCGCTTCACGGAGGGCACGGTGCTCGGGCGCTATTTCGGCGAGGACTATGTCCGCGCCTTCGCCACGGCGCGCCAGTTCGAGTGCGACAATTTCCACTACCAGATCCAGCCACTGGACTATCAGTGGTATCTGAGGACGGCATGA
- a CDS encoding glutamine synthetase family protein, with product MASLDYDEWFATHAIDEVECLLADMAGTPRGKILPASKFLKGAHSRGLRLPEDMFGLTVTGRYVWETNTLNPASIDVYLRPDPDTMRRVPWYEEPTAEVVCDCFYIDDKPVDIAPRHVLKRVLELYAKRGWTPVVAPEIEFYLIKKNLDPDYPLEPPIGRSGRQEAGGQAYGIDAANEFDPIVEDIYDWCEVQEIDIDTLSHENGPAQLEINFNHGDPLALADQMFLFKRTVRQAAFKHDMYATFMAKPHENEPGSSMHLHQSVVDTQTGRNLFTTKSGRDSKLLLNHIGGLQRYLGAAMPFCSPNVNSYRRLVPYADAPTNVHWGIDNRTVSFRVPTSDPQNRRVENRVPGADANPYLAIAASLACGYLGMVEKLEPTPPVEGSAYRYAHTLPTHLADALSKLNYTKPLKQVVGERFVSAYQEVKDYEMQQYRTVISSWEREFLLLNV from the coding sequence ATGGCTTCTCTTGATTACGACGAGTGGTTCGCCACGCACGCCATCGACGAGGTGGAGTGCCTTCTCGCCGACATGGCCGGAACGCCGCGCGGCAAGATCCTGCCGGCGAGCAAGTTCCTCAAGGGCGCGCACAGCCGCGGGCTGCGCCTGCCGGAGGACATGTTCGGGCTCACCGTCACCGGGCGCTATGTGTGGGAGACCAACACCCTCAACCCGGCCTCCATCGACGTCTATCTGCGCCCCGATCCCGACACCATGCGGCGGGTGCCGTGGTACGAGGAGCCGACGGCGGAGGTCGTGTGCGACTGCTTCTATATCGACGACAAGCCCGTCGACATCGCCCCGCGCCACGTCCTCAAGCGGGTCCTGGAGCTCTACGCCAAGCGCGGCTGGACACCGGTCGTGGCCCCGGAGATCGAATTCTACCTCATCAAGAAGAACCTCGATCCGGACTATCCGCTGGAGCCGCCCATCGGCCGGTCCGGACGCCAGGAAGCGGGCGGACAGGCCTATGGCATCGACGCGGCCAACGAGTTCGATCCCATCGTGGAGGACATCTACGACTGGTGCGAGGTCCAGGAGATCGACATCGACACGCTGTCGCACGAGAACGGGCCGGCGCAGCTTGAGATCAACTTCAATCACGGCGACCCGCTGGCGCTCGCCGACCAGATGTTCCTGTTCAAGCGCACCGTGCGCCAGGCCGCGTTCAAGCACGACATGTACGCGACCTTCATGGCCAAGCCGCACGAGAACGAGCCGGGCTCGTCCATGCACCTCCACCAGTCCGTGGTCGATACGCAGACCGGCCGCAACCTGTTCACCACCAAGTCGGGGCGCGATTCCAAGCTGCTCCTGAACCATATTGGCGGGCTGCAGCGCTATCTCGGCGCGGCCATGCCGTTCTGCTCGCCCAATGTGAACTCCTACCGCCGGCTCGTTCCCTATGCCGACGCGCCGACCAACGTGCACTGGGGCATCGACAACCGCACGGTCTCCTTCCGCGTGCCCACCTCCGACCCGCAGAACCGCCGGGTGGAGAACCGCGTGCCCGGCGCGGACGCCAATCCCTATCTCGCCATCGCCGCCTCGCTCGCCTGCGGCTATCTCGGCATGGTGGAGAAGCTGGAGCCGACCCCGCCCGTGGAGGGCAGCGCCTATCGCTACGCCCACACGCTGCCGACCCATCTCGCCGACGCCCTGTCGAAGCTCAACTACACCAAGCCCCTGAAACAGGTGGTCGGCGAGCGCTTCGTCTCCGCCTATCAGGAGGTGAAGGACTACGAGATGCAGCAATACCGCACGGTCATCAGCTCCTGGGAACGCGAGTTCCTGCTGCTGAACGTGTAG
- the pcaF gene encoding 3-oxoadipyl-CoA thiolase, with protein MRDAFICDYVRTPIGRYGGALSGVRADDLAALPIRTLMERNADADWSAVDEVYMGCANQAGEDNRNVARMALLLAGLPDCVPGVTLNRLCASGLEAVGQAARAVKTGEAELAIAGGVESMSRAPFVMGKAQTAFSRSAEIFDTTIGWRFVNPVLKAQYGIDSMPETGENVAEDFQISREDQDAFALRSQERAAAAQARGFFAAESVAVEAPAGRRKTVTVDADEHPRAGTTMEDLARLRTPFRDPGTVTAGNASGVNDGAAAMIVASEAAVRAHGLTPRARILGMASAGVAPRIMGIGPVPAVGKLLDRLGLKIADIDAMELNEAFASQSIACLRQLGLPEDAEHVNPNGGAIALGHPLGMSGARLALTLTHHLTETGGKRGIATMCVGVGQGAAMAVERV; from the coding sequence ATGCGCGACGCTTTCATCTGCGACTATGTCCGCACGCCCATAGGCCGCTATGGCGGCGCGCTGTCCGGGGTGCGCGCGGACGATCTGGCCGCCCTGCCGATCCGCACGCTCATGGAGCGCAACGCGGATGCCGACTGGTCGGCGGTGGACGAGGTCTATATGGGCTGCGCCAACCAGGCGGGCGAGGACAATCGCAATGTGGCGCGCATGGCGCTCCTGCTCGCCGGCCTGCCGGACTGCGTTCCCGGCGTGACGCTCAACCGGCTCTGCGCGTCGGGGCTGGAGGCGGTGGGCCAGGCGGCCCGCGCGGTGAAGACCGGCGAGGCGGAGCTTGCCATTGCCGGCGGCGTGGAGAGCATGTCGCGCGCGCCCTTCGTCATGGGCAAGGCGCAGACGGCCTTCTCGCGCTCCGCGGAGATCTTCGACACGACCATCGGCTGGCGCTTCGTGAACCCGGTGCTGAAGGCGCAATACGGCATCGACTCCATGCCGGAGACGGGCGAGAACGTGGCGGAGGACTTCCAGATCTCGCGCGAGGATCAGGACGCCTTCGCCCTGCGCAGCCAGGAGCGCGCGGCAGCCGCGCAGGCGCGCGGCTTCTTCGCCGCGGAGAGCGTCGCCGTGGAGGCGCCGGCCGGGCGCCGCAAGACCGTCACGGTCGATGCGGACGAGCATCCCCGCGCCGGCACGACCATGGAGGACCTCGCCAGGCTCAGGACGCCGTTCCGCGACCCCGGTACGGTCACGGCGGGCAACGCCTCGGGCGTCAATGACGGTGCCGCCGCCATGATCGTGGCCTCCGAGGCGGCGGTTCGCGCCCACGGGCTCACGCCGCGCGCGCGCATCCTCGGCATGGCCTCGGCGGGTGTCGCGCCGCGCATCATGGGCATCGGCCCGGTTCCCGCCGTCGGCAAGCTGCTCGACCGGCTGGGGCTGAAGATCGCCGATATCGACGCCATGGAGCTCAACGAGGCCTTCGCCAGCCAGTCCATCGCCTGCCTGCGCCAGCTCGGCCTGCCGGAGGATGCCGAACACGTCAATCCGAATGGCGGCGCCATCGCGCTCGGCCACCCGCTCGGCATGTCGGGCGCGCGGCTCGCCCTGACGCTGACCCACCACCTCACCGAGACCGGCGGCAAGCGCGGCATCGCCACCATGTGCGTCGGCGTCGGCCAGGGCGCGGCGATGGCGGTCGAGCGGGTCTGA
- a CDS encoding gamma-glutamyltransferase, with product MTRVAPARGAVAAGHALTAQAAGDVLRAGGNAFDAAIAGLWMACVAEPVLASPGGGGFLMAREAASGETVLHDFFVRTPLARRGDGAADFHEIHADFGPASQAFHIGRAASATPGFVPGLFAVHAAHATRPMAELAAPAACRAREGVEVTAFQAYLAAVVGPILTASEGARALFAPDGRLPRAGDIMRNPTLADMLDEIGREGLKAYRAKGFAARLLDGQGDHGHLRAEDLADYRVERRAPLKVPLGPARIALNPPPSAGGAFIAHALSAYAHAPGRSAERFAAALARSDEARRTAGGDPAALLADAGLALPAGGAAKGPPATRGTTHISVIDAAGNAVAATVSNGEGNGHVPGGLGFMLNNMLGEADLAPDGLGTWPPGLRPASMMCPAIAEKDGALFALGSGGSSRIRSALFVVLARLLAKDYAPDAAVRAPRLHVEDGHLDFEDFFKPGGGGALAERFPARRAWGEPNMFFGGAHVVKRHGDGRFEAMGDPRRDGVALVVD from the coding sequence ATGACGAGGGTCGCACCGGCCCGCGGTGCCGTGGCGGCGGGGCACGCGCTCACCGCGCAGGCCGCGGGCGACGTCCTGCGGGCGGGCGGCAACGCCTTCGACGCCGCCATTGCCGGGCTCTGGATGGCCTGCGTCGCCGAGCCGGTGCTCGCCTCGCCGGGCGGCGGCGGCTTCCTCATGGCGCGCGAAGCCGCGTCGGGAGAGACGGTCCTCCACGACTTCTTCGTGCGCACGCCGCTTGCCCGCCGCGGTGACGGCGCTGCCGACTTCCACGAGATCCACGCCGATTTCGGCCCCGCCAGCCAGGCCTTTCACATCGGCCGCGCGGCGAGCGCGACGCCGGGCTTCGTGCCGGGCCTGTTCGCGGTGCACGCCGCCCATGCCACCCGGCCCATGGCGGAACTCGCGGCCCCTGCGGCGTGCAGGGCGCGCGAGGGCGTGGAGGTCACGGCCTTCCAGGCCTATCTCGCCGCCGTCGTCGGGCCGATCCTGACGGCGAGCGAGGGCGCGCGGGCGCTCTTCGCGCCCGATGGCCGCCTGCCGCGGGCCGGCGATATCATGCGCAATCCGACCCTTGCCGACATGCTGGACGAGATCGGGCGGGAGGGGCTCAAGGCTTATCGCGCGAAGGGGTTCGCCGCGCGCCTCCTGGACGGGCAGGGGGATCACGGCCATCTGCGCGCGGAGGATCTGGCGGACTATCGGGTGGAGCGGCGCGCGCCTCTGAAGGTGCCGCTCGGTCCGGCACGGATCGCGCTCAACCCGCCGCCATCGGCCGGCGGCGCCTTCATCGCGCATGCCTTGTCTGCCTATGCGCACGCGCCGGGCCGCAGCGCGGAGCGCTTTGCCGCCGCGCTTGCCCGAAGCGACGAGGCCCGCCGCACGGCGGGCGGCGACCCCGCAGCGCTCCTCGCCGATGCGGGGCTCGCGCTCCCGGCCGGCGGCGCGGCGAAGGGGCCGCCCGCCACCCGGGGCACGACCCATATCAGCGTCATCGACGCGGCGGGCAACGCGGTGGCCGCGACCGTCTCCAACGGCGAGGGCAACGGCCATGTGCCCGGCGGTCTCGGCTTCATGCTCAACAACATGCTGGGCGAGGCCGACCTCGCCCCGGACGGGCTCGGCACATGGCCGCCCGGTCTCCGTCCCGCCTCCATGATGTGCCCGGCGATCGCGGAGAAGGACGGCGCGCTCTTCGCGCTCGGCTCCGGCGGGTCGAGCCGCATCCGTTCCGCGCTCTTCGTCGTCCTCGCCCGCCTGCTCGCCAAGGACTATGCGCCGGATGCCGCCGTGCGCGCGCCCCGGCTCCATGTCGAGGACGGCCACCTCGATTTCGAGGACTTCTTCAAGCCGGGCGGCGGCGGTGCGCTTGCCGAGCGGTTCCCCGCGCGCCGCGCCTGGGGCGAGCCCAACATGTTCTTCGGCGGCGCCCATGTGGTGAAGCGCCATGGCGACGGCCGGTTCGAGGCGATGGGCGACCCGCGCCGCGACGGGGTGGCGCTGGTGGTGGACTGA